Proteins from a genomic interval of Verrucomicrobiota bacterium:
- the moeB gene encoding molybdopterin-synthase adenylyltransferase MoeB, translating to MSFITDIESRSTEASLTNEEVKRYSRHLIMPEVTLQGQKKLKASKVLVVGTGGLGSPLLAYLTAAGVGHIGLCDFDVVDTSNLQRQIIHKTSNVGKSKVSSAIEMMKDINPHVNITPYETSFRSDNALEIGKDYDVILDGTDNFATRYLVNDACVLLGKPNVYGSIYRFDGQVTVFWGEKGPCYRCLYPDPPPPGLVPSCAEGGVLGVLPGVIGVLQAIETIKLIVGIGDPMIGRLMVFDALKMKFREMKLRKDPKCPICGDNPTIKELIDYNIFCGTAPVDAPAQKLLAVPEVSPQELVEMKNEDKNLVVLDVRETHEYEIAHIPESTLIPLGELQNRIHELDTANQTVIYCKGEQRTEKAFRTLQQAGFKKLHALEGGIDAWAEDIDPNMPTY from the coding sequence ATGAGTTTTATTACAGATATCGAGTCCCGCTCAACAGAAGCGAGTCTGACTAATGAAGAGGTAAAGCGATATAGTAGACACCTCATCATGCCTGAAGTGACTCTTCAAGGACAGAAGAAGCTTAAGGCATCTAAAGTCTTAGTGGTTGGGACTGGTGGCCTAGGGTCGCCGCTTTTAGCCTATCTCACAGCCGCTGGTGTCGGGCATATTGGCTTATGCGATTTTGATGTTGTAGACACTAGCAATCTACAAAGGCAGATTATTCACAAAACATCCAATGTAGGGAAATCTAAGGTCTCTTCAGCTATCGAAATGATGAAGGACATCAACCCTCACGTGAACATTACCCCTTATGAAACCTCATTTAGATCAGACAATGCGTTAGAAATTGGTAAGGATTACGATGTCATCCTTGATGGCACAGATAATTTTGCAACTCGTTATTTAGTTAATGACGCCTGTGTCTTGCTGGGTAAGCCAAATGTCTATGGTTCTATCTACCGATTTGATGGACAAGTTACTGTTTTTTGGGGAGAAAAAGGTCCCTGTTATCGCTGTCTTTATCCAGACCCTCCTCCACCTGGATTAGTCCCTTCTTGCGCAGAAGGAGGAGTTCTAGGAGTTCTTCCAGGGGTTATAGGAGTCTTGCAAGCGATTGAAACAATCAAACTCATTGTGGGTATCGGAGACCCCATGATTGGCAGGCTAATGGTTTTTGATGCGCTAAAGATGAAGTTTCGTGAAATGAAGCTTCGCAAGGATCCTAAGTGTCCCATTTGTGGGGATAATCCAACGATTAAGGAATTGATTGACTACAATATTTTCTGCGGCACTGCACCTGTAGATGCACCAGCCCAGAAACTCCTCGCGGTCCCTGAAGTTTCTCCGCAAGAACTTGTGGAAATGAAAAATGAAGATAAGAACCTGGTAGTTTTAGATGTACGTGAAACACACGAATATGAGATTGCTCATATACCAGAAAGCACACTTATTCCACTCGGCGAGTTGCAAAATCGTATCCATGAACTCGACACCGCCAATCAAACAGTTATTTACTGCAAGGGAGAGCAGCGTACTGAAAAAGCATTCAGAACTTTACAACAAGCAGGGTTCAAAAAATTGCATGCCTTGGAAGGAGGCATAGACGCTTGGGCTGAAGATATTGACCCCAATATGCCTACTTATTAG
- a CDS encoding GAF domain-containing protein: MSSHVGPLELKVLGQPQKLLELIVKNGVRITKASSGSIMLLNPNTGLLDIEASVGLSEKAQRMKLQQGEGITGWVANTGRPCLVNDVRKDRRYVQVNPSVRSELAVPLELSGQVVGILNIDSDKRDAFHKEDKKHLIQLAKEAAAWLQHSWEVHQLRIRAQQLESLVDMSQTIISEDALEETLNRIAQDAAVLMRARLASIMLIDEDSEMLVLKACHGAPASYLERPNLSVRDSLVGVVIHHKKHLTVLNVQDNQHYQHTELARREGLVSLLSVPLVFHDQALGVLSVYTDHLHRFSNEEIRLLSAMAELSAIAIAKAKLLEKIVKDEEQLKASERLSALGWLAAEIAHEIRNPLTVIQMLFHTMVHGGGISEGYQRDASLIEGKMKHMNKILDQVLAFARSSEPDYEALNPVSMIEDVALLVRHKLGGQKIKIKLKLKETKQDFYGDRAQLEQAILNLVLNAAHAMPKGGTLTLGVKDKKIDKRPYIAITVKDTGPGIPKEIQEDLFQPFLSHRKGGTGLGLALVHKTIQNHGGKISISSKKDKGTIFELVLPADVVPDMAQNHNSPFRPPK, from the coding sequence ATGTCTAGCCACGTCGGCCCTTTAGAGCTAAAAGTCTTAGGTCAGCCTCAGAAACTCCTGGAGCTGATCGTTAAAAACGGCGTGCGCATCACAAAGGCCTCCTCTGGATCAATCATGTTGCTAAATCCCAATACAGGTTTGTTAGATATAGAAGCCTCTGTGGGCCTTTCAGAAAAAGCGCAAAGAATGAAGCTACAACAAGGCGAGGGAATAACTGGCTGGGTGGCAAATACAGGTCGTCCTTGCCTTGTCAATGATGTAAGGAAAGATAGACGTTATGTCCAAGTCAACCCCTCAGTTCGTTCGGAATTGGCAGTGCCACTAGAGCTAAGTGGGCAAGTTGTTGGCATTCTAAATATTGATAGCGACAAGCGAGATGCTTTTCATAAGGAAGATAAGAAGCATCTCATTCAATTAGCCAAAGAAGCGGCGGCCTGGCTTCAACATTCCTGGGAAGTCCATCAATTACGCATAAGAGCGCAACAGCTTGAAAGCTTGGTAGACATGAGCCAGACCATCATTTCAGAAGATGCTTTGGAAGAAACCTTAAATCGAATTGCTCAAGATGCCGCCGTATTAATGCGAGCACGACTTGCCTCTATCATGCTTATCGACGAAGATAGCGAAATGCTAGTGCTGAAGGCTTGTCATGGCGCGCCAGCCTCATATCTAGAGCGCCCTAATCTTTCTGTTAGAGATTCGCTAGTAGGCGTTGTGATTCACCACAAGAAACATCTAACTGTTCTGAATGTGCAAGACAATCAACACTATCAACATACCGAATTAGCACGCAGAGAGGGTTTAGTGTCCTTGCTATCTGTTCCCTTAGTTTTTCACGATCAAGCTTTAGGGGTATTGTCTGTCTACACTGACCACTTGCACCGCTTCTCCAACGAAGAAATTCGCCTTCTATCTGCCATGGCTGAGTTATCTGCTATAGCTATAGCAAAAGCTAAACTACTGGAAAAAATCGTAAAAGACGAAGAACAGCTTAAAGCCTCAGAGCGTCTCTCTGCGCTAGGTTGGCTAGCTGCAGAAATAGCTCACGAGATACGAAACCCACTTACGGTAATCCAGATGCTTTTTCACACTATGGTTCATGGCGGAGGTATCAGTGAAGGGTATCAAAGAGATGCTTCATTGATAGAGGGCAAAATGAAGCACATGAACAAAATTTTGGATCAAGTATTAGCTTTTGCTCGTTCATCAGAACCTGATTATGAAGCTCTCAATCCTGTCTCGATGATTGAGGATGTTGCACTCCTCGTTCGGCATAAACTTGGCGGGCAAAAAATAAAAATTAAACTTAAACTTAAGGAGACGAAACAAGATTTCTACGGGGATAGAGCACAGCTTGAGCAGGCCATATTGAATCTTGTTTTAAATGCCGCACATGCTATGCCCAAGGGGGGCACACTAACGCTCGGTGTAAAAGACAAGAAAATTGATAAGCGCCCATACATTGCCATCACTGTTAAGGATACCGGACCTGGCATTCCAAAGGAGATCCAAGAAGATCTCTTCCAACCTTTCCTGAGTCACAGGAAGGGCGGTACTGGACTAGGCCTCGCTCTAGTGCACAAGACTATACAGAATCATGGAGGCAAGATTTCTATATCCAGCAAAAAAGATAAGGGGACCATTTTTGAACTTGTGCTACCGGCAGATGTGGTTCCCGACATGGCTCAAAATCACAACTCTCCATTTAGGCCCCCTAAATAA
- the glnD gene encoding [protein-PII] uridylyltransferase, with the protein MEAHLQKVQEHARKKLKKAKDSSHADAIEIYKKFLKIESHRLLLLHKQSKSGLDVARKRSNLMSILLKIIFENAMDKAATKFEVRSQDIPIALIAIGGFGRGELNPYSDIDIHFLYNRFRKKTRIQNYITDVVEQVLYLLWDIGLKVGHASRTLEELVNQANSDMQTLTSLLEARLLAGSEVLFQEFERRYERLCLKGKENKYLQWRIQDQKERHAKFDNTPFLQEPNTKNGCGGLRDYQNLLWMARVKTGTNCSVKELHKMGFITLTERKTLQAAYDFVMRIRTQIHIIEGRASDVLTLPLQGIVAKKLHYNERHILRKVEALMRDYYQHTRNLFYSSNLLARRLAGQPPKGIEQALLSLIPGSVRKLEDIGPFYIEQHELHAKSADIFREDPSRLLQAFQIIQHHNYELGAELQQLITEQAKLFNRRILYKASTQETFLNILGNKGKVGRILKLMHRTGMLAKVVPEFAPLTCLVQHEFYHLYTADEHTLVAIEQLDKVIGSADRPFSDYQSLFVKTAYPNILYLAILLHDTGKASLAKNHSEASAQNAIRLARRYKINGSTLKTLTFLVDHHGTLSETAQRRNLDDHQTILDFARIVQTQERLDLLMLLTFSDGMGVRGEQEWSNWKETLVWHLYKRTSQMLEGENEFIEKAALHRAKVRTRIRDHVPKSINDGELLSHFYLIPDTALNHANPKTIARHIQGVHTFIERFLNSDKDLLRPEILWTPRPHQGHTEVILVAWNTPRLFSRISGALAIAGLDILSADILTRQDEVVIDTFSVCTDQKQAVTHAIDFKNFEETVTAILANPEYAIDEPIQKARNKASYKRPDGLLIATKIDIDNYTSEKYSLLNIQTPNHVGLLYEITKTLADYELDIEHARVMTYKGAALDTFYLTHKGTSKKILNSKMKQNIIQDLTRNLSPTKGPTIHV; encoded by the coding sequence GTGGAAGCACATTTACAGAAGGTTCAAGAACACGCTAGAAAGAAGCTTAAAAAAGCAAAAGACAGCTCTCATGCAGATGCCATCGAAATTTATAAAAAATTCCTAAAAATAGAATCTCACAGGCTTCTGCTTCTACACAAACAAAGCAAGAGCGGTTTAGACGTTGCTAGAAAGCGCTCAAATCTTATGAGCATACTGCTCAAAATTATATTTGAGAACGCTATGGATAAGGCTGCTACTAAATTCGAAGTGCGTTCACAAGATATTCCCATTGCTCTTATAGCAATTGGAGGCTTTGGCCGTGGGGAATTAAATCCCTATAGCGACATCGATATCCATTTTTTATACAACCGTTTTAGGAAAAAAACCCGTATACAAAATTATATCACAGACGTGGTAGAACAAGTTCTGTATCTGCTGTGGGACATTGGTTTGAAAGTTGGTCATGCTAGTCGCACACTAGAAGAATTAGTTAACCAAGCAAATAGCGACATGCAGACGCTTACCTCACTATTAGAAGCACGGTTGTTAGCAGGGTCAGAAGTGCTCTTTCAGGAATTTGAGCGCCGTTATGAGCGCCTATGTCTTAAGGGCAAGGAGAATAAATATCTTCAGTGGAGAATTCAGGATCAAAAGGAGCGCCATGCCAAATTTGATAACACACCATTTCTTCAAGAGCCGAATACTAAAAATGGTTGTGGCGGGCTTCGCGATTATCAAAATCTACTATGGATGGCCCGAGTTAAAACCGGCACTAATTGCTCTGTCAAGGAGCTCCATAAGATGGGTTTTATAACCCTAACCGAACGTAAGACTCTGCAAGCAGCCTATGATTTTGTGATGCGTATCCGCACGCAGATTCATATTATTGAAGGCCGTGCATCGGATGTTCTCACGCTTCCATTGCAGGGTATTGTCGCCAAGAAGCTTCATTATAATGAGCGACATATTCTACGAAAAGTCGAGGCACTAATGCGTGACTACTACCAGCATACGAGAAATCTATTTTATAGTTCAAACCTCTTGGCCAGAAGACTAGCAGGTCAGCCTCCTAAAGGGATCGAGCAGGCGCTTTTATCGCTCATTCCCGGAAGTGTTCGAAAGCTAGAGGACATAGGCCCCTTCTACATAGAACAGCATGAACTCCATGCGAAGTCAGCAGACATCTTTCGTGAAGATCCTTCTAGACTTCTGCAGGCGTTTCAGATCATTCAGCATCACAATTATGAGCTAGGCGCAGAGTTGCAGCAATTGATTACAGAGCAGGCAAAACTCTTCAATCGTCGAATACTATATAAGGCAAGCACTCAAGAAACTTTTCTCAATATCCTCGGCAATAAGGGCAAGGTTGGCAGAATCCTTAAACTCATGCATAGAACTGGCATGCTCGCAAAAGTTGTTCCTGAATTTGCTCCCTTAACGTGCTTAGTTCAACATGAGTTTTACCATCTCTATACAGCTGATGAACACACCTTAGTTGCTATAGAGCAACTAGACAAAGTCATTGGAAGCGCTGACCGCCCCTTTTCAGATTATCAGTCACTTTTTGTTAAGACTGCTTACCCGAACATTCTTTACCTAGCCATTTTATTACATGATACTGGAAAAGCTTCACTTGCAAAAAATCATTCTGAGGCGAGCGCACAAAATGCTATTCGCCTAGCTCGACGCTATAAAATCAATGGCTCAACGCTTAAGACTCTCACCTTTTTAGTAGATCATCACGGAACCTTATCTGAAACAGCTCAACGGAGAAATCTAGATGATCACCAAACTATTTTGGACTTTGCACGCATAGTGCAAACTCAAGAACGACTTGATCTTTTGATGCTCCTCACCTTCTCAGACGGCATGGGTGTCCGTGGAGAGCAGGAGTGGTCGAATTGGAAGGAAACACTCGTTTGGCATTTATACAAACGAACTTCTCAAATGTTAGAGGGTGAAAATGAATTCATTGAAAAGGCTGCTCTGCATCGAGCTAAAGTTAGAACTCGTATAAGAGATCATGTGCCAAAGTCCATTAATGATGGAGAATTACTCTCCCACTTTTATCTTATACCAGATACAGCTTTAAATCACGCGAACCCGAAGACAATCGCGCGGCATATCCAGGGCGTTCACACTTTCATCGAGCGCTTTCTTAATAGTGATAAAGACTTGCTGCGGCCTGAAATTTTATGGACACCACGCCCCCACCAAGGACATACAGAAGTAATTTTGGTTGCCTGGAATACTCCAAGGCTATTTTCAAGAATTTCAGGAGCTTTAGCAATCGCAGGCCTCGATATCCTATCAGCTGATATTCTTACAAGACAGGATGAAGTAGTAATCGACACCTTTAGCGTATGCACCGACCAGAAACAAGCGGTTACGCATGCTATTGACTTTAAAAATTTTGAAGAAACCGTAACGGCTATTCTAGCTAATCCGGAGTACGCTATAGATGAACCTATTCAAAAAGCTCGCAACAAGGCAAGCTATAAGCGCCCGGACGGCTTACTCATTGCAACAAAGATTGATATTGATAACTACACTTCAGAAAAGTATTCCCTCCTAAACATACAAACACCTAACCATGTTGGCTTACTCTATGAGATAACCAAAACACTGGCAGACTATGAGCTGGATATTGAACACGCCCGCGTTATGACATATAAAGGAGCTGCGTTAGACACCTTCTACCTAACTCACAAAGGGACTAGCAAGAAAATTCTAAACTCCAAAATGAAACAAAATATCATCCAAGATTTGACGAGGAATTTAAGCCCAACAAAAGGCCCTACCATTCATGTCTAG
- a CDS encoding pyridoxine 5'-phosphate synthase: MLKLGVNIDHVATVRQARYKDGNHKGLVPEPSPVEAAKLSLEAGAHSITAHLREDRRHIQDADVWALRREVSGILNLEMAVTNEMVDIALQIRPHEICLVPENRKEVTTEGGLDVLGQFNRVANAVKKLQEQDMLVSLFIDPDQAQIEASAKTTAKCIELHTGAYANALGADERESQLYLLKEATVQAKALGLQVNAGHGLNYQNIAPIVAMHDLDTLNIGHSIVSRALSVGFKTAVSDMLDLLI, from the coding sequence ATGTTGAAATTAGGGGTAAATATTGATCATGTCGCTACGGTAAGACAGGCGCGTTACAAAGACGGAAACCATAAGGGTCTTGTCCCGGAGCCAAGCCCAGTAGAGGCCGCAAAATTAAGTCTAGAGGCAGGCGCACATAGTATTACTGCTCATTTGCGGGAGGATCGTCGCCATATTCAAGATGCAGATGTTTGGGCCTTACGCAGAGAGGTTAGTGGCATTTTAAACCTTGAAATGGCCGTGACGAATGAGATGGTTGACATTGCCCTCCAAATAAGGCCCCATGAGATTTGCCTAGTTCCGGAAAATCGCAAGGAGGTTACAACCGAGGGAGGGTTAGATGTGCTTGGGCAATTTAACCGTGTCGCTAACGCGGTGAAAAAACTCCAGGAGCAGGATATGCTAGTGAGTTTGTTTATAGACCCAGATCAGGCACAGATAGAAGCCTCGGCGAAGACAACAGCCAAATGCATTGAACTCCACACGGGCGCCTATGCAAATGCCCTTGGCGCAGATGAGCGAGAGTCACAGCTTTATCTTCTAAAAGAAGCAACGGTTCAAGCTAAAGCGCTAGGATTGCAAGTGAATGCCGGGCATGGTTTAAATTACCAGAACATCGCTCCAATCGTTGCAATGCATGATTTAGACACTCTAAACATTGGCCACTCTATCGTATCAAGGGCGCTTTCCGTAGGTTTCAAAACTGCCGTTAGTGATATGCTCGATCTACTCATTTAA